The proteins below come from a single Aegilops tauschii subsp. strangulata cultivar AL8/78 chromosome 6, Aet v6.0, whole genome shotgun sequence genomic window:
- the LOC120966730 gene encoding uncharacterized protein gives MPGPVPESWPGLVGTELNAAVQIIHQERPDIRIARVLPPGEAPSPPPQDQERVIIYNDVGPVPNTWVVVPPAPYVG, from the coding sequence ATGCCTGGTCCGGTGCCTGAATCATGGCCGGGTCTGGTTGGTACTGAACTGAATGCAGCAGTTCAGATCATCCATCAGGAGAGGCCAGATATCAGAATTGCCCGAGTACTCCCTCCAGGAGAGGCTCCATCCCCACCGCCACAAGACCAAGAACGCGTTATCATTTACAACGATGTCGGCCCGGTGCCTAATACATGGGTGGTTGTTCCTCCTGCACCATATGTTGGCTAG